In the genome of Odocoileus virginianus isolate 20LAN1187 ecotype Illinois chromosome 17, Ovbor_1.2, whole genome shotgun sequence, the window GGGGCCTCGTTCTGCGGAAACTGGGCAGGTTTGCCTCTCTGGTCTCACCAGCTTCTGCAGCTCCTttgtcttctccagcagcagatCCAGCTTGGGCTCCAGAACCGCCTGCTCCTGGAGGGCTTCCTGTTGCTTCTGCACCATCAGTTctttcttcaaagccagcagctgGGACTGCTTCAGCTTCTGCTGGAGGAGCTCAGTCACTCGGTCCACATACCTGGGCAGGGCATTCACGTAAGTGTTCGGTGTCTCCGGGCAGCCTGGGTGTCCCCATCCAACTGCTGGAACAGGGGAGGCTTGGTCTCTGTCAGCCTCTCAGCCTCCAcatccttcagtctttccttgtATGGAATGCCACTCCCACTTCCCCATCCTACCCAGGAAGCAGATTTTGCCTGCATATTTCAAGCCACCCCATCTTGCCCCAAAGAGAACCTCCAACCCCAGTTGGGGTGGTGCAGTTATGGAAGCACGGATGAGGTCCAAGGGGTCATGGAGAGGAAGAAACAAGGAGGCAGGGCCGCCCAAGATGGCAGAGCCCTGCAACATGCCCTGGAACAGCCCAACATCAGGGGGAAAGCCAGACCTTGGCGAGGCCAGGATCATAAACAGGTGCTGCATTCGAAGATTGGTGAGCCGGCCAATCAGATCCTGCAGTGCCGACACCATGGCGACCATCTTTGCCTTGGTCTGACCCTGCAGGATGGCTGGAGCCAGCTGGAACTGGCTCACAGACAGGATGTCTGCCTCCTCACTCATCTCCACTGCTCTCTGGGACAAGAAGATTTCTAGCTGAGGACGGAAGAGGATTTGGTTCAAACTGAGAAAAGAACTTAGAAGCTAGGCCCTCAGCCTgttcaaaataaagaataaggTAAGGGTTGGATTCTGGAGGAGGGACAGTGGGGACTGCCTGgtgtggtacagtccatggggtcgtatagagctggacacgacttagcaaatgaacagggcttccctggtagctcagactataaagagtctgcctgcaatgcaggagacccacgttcgaaccctgggtcaggaagagcacctggagaaaggaacggcaacccactccagtattcttgcctggagaattccatggacagaggagactggtgagctacagcccatggggtcacaaaatcagacacgactgaatgactaacacacacctaatgaatgaacaacaacGGAGGAGCAGTTATTTCCTCTGAGCATTTTTATTGCTAGAAACTCACCAACTATAAGGTGGGAATTTGGGGCAGCCTCCACCATCAACTTTCAGTCCCTCATTGCTGTCTCAGGCCTTACCTAGCCCAGGaacaccctctcctcctcccaggcTATGGATCAGATAACTACAAAGCAATTCAAGGGGTTCTCTCTGCTCAATGAAGATATTTTCTCTCCATGGGAAAAATGAGACTCAGGGAACAGGAATCCATGTTTGAGAAGCCCTAGATTAAGAAAAGGCTAGGAAGAAATCTGAGAACCAGCCACGTATCTTGTCACTTTTATTCAACCATGGAAACCTGAACTAGACTGGTGAGGACAAGATGTTCCATGAGGGTCAACCCTGCCGGTAGGCCTGAGAAGTGGACAGACTCAGAAATTAACAAAAGCAGGCCCCCAGCTTCCCAGTCCCACAAAGAAGGTCCAAGAACACCAGCTTCTTACTGTGGGCTGCCAGACACCTCAGCCACAGAGATGACATGAAACACAAATGAGAACGTGGTGCTCCAAACCTCCAACAGCTCCCAGCTCCCTTCAGCTTTCTGAGGCCTTCTActcccccagctccctgctcagcctccttgtccatcacacgAGCCAGACACACTTCTGCCTCAAAGCTTCTGTGCTGCTCCCGCTGCCTGGAAGGCTTATCCTGCCGGACATGGGCTTGGCTCTCTCTGGACCCCCTGCAGGTTTTGGCTGACTGGTCACCTTTGCAACGAGGCCTTCTTGACCACCAACATAAAAACacaggccttaaaaaaaaaataaaaacaaacaaagaaaaaaaacccacaggccttcccagcaatcccatttccctttccagctcTTCTCCATGGCACTATGTTAATACCTAACATGCTGCATATTTTACTTGTTTGCCTCGTTTCTTGCCTGTGTTCCCCACTAGACTACAAGCTCCGTGAGGTCAAGGATTCTGTCTTGTTTTCTGCTCAGTCTCCTCAGACAGCGCCAGGGGTTTAGGAAGGATGATAAACATGATGAACACTGTTGAGTGAATACGTGCTCacttgcttcagccgtgtccaactctttgcgaccctatgggctgtagccaggctcctctgtccatgggattctccagtccagaatactggagtgggttgtcatgccctcctccaagggatcttcctgactcaaggatcaaacccaagtctcctgcggctcctgcattgcaggtgggttctttatcactgaaccaccggggaagctcgTTGAATGAATGGAATGAATGGGAAGCATCCTAATGCTCCAGAGTGAATGCGAGTGCCCCTGCTCCAGAACGCTGACAGCACTCAGCATCCTTCACACAAACAGGAGGGTCAGGTCAGGTGGCTAGAGCAATACTGCCTATGCTGGTGCTGGGCCTCCCCACACATCACCCAGAGACAAAAGTACCTCCATGAGCTCATCAATGAACTGATTCCGAGTCTCAGGGTATTCAAGAAGTGTCAGAGCATCCGGGCCCCTGGCAACACCTTCGGGAGCtgccaggaagagagagaagtgatAAAGTGGCTAAAGCCTAGACAAGAAGACCATTGGTTTGAGAAGTCCTCGTGCATTAATATGGACACAGACACTACACTAAAGCCACTTCCTGTTCCAACCCAAGAAGGAAGGGTCACCCTTTCCCATTTGTCGCAACCCTAATCAGGCACCAAGAGCCAGCTGCAGTCTGTGAGGAGGACTACAGAGCCCAGTTCCAAAGAACCAAGAGTTCCTTCACTTTGGTGGGCATCAAGTCTCATCCTGCACTGCCCTCTAGTGGCTCAGTCGCAGCCTCTCGGCTTGTGGGGAAGCGGGGGCCAGGTCAGCCCTCTCGGAACATCCCAGACAAAGGCTGACCCACATTCAATATCCAAAGCACTGAGAGTTTCTAGGCTTCATTTTAAGAACTCTTCTCTATCCACTACACTCACATCATCAACAAGATTTTGAAAAAAACAGGTAACTGTATGAGAAGCGCAGCCTTGGCAGTGtactttttctttgcttctacaGACACAGGGGTACCCTCTGCCAGGGTTGCAGGGAGTGATGCACTCACCCTGGGTTCCAGCTTCCAGCACGGTGATCTGCAGAGCAGTGGCATCGTCTCCCCAGTCTATCTCATCACCCCCAGCTTCCTGGGTGGAGAGCAAAGAACCCCTGCAGTGTTGGGAGAACTTTGCCCAGCAAAGGGAGCCAGAATAAACTAAAGCCCTCAAGCAGCTCAATGATGGCACATTTCAACTATATGAAGGACCTGCAGCCCTGATGGAGGTGGCAAAGATGGCAGTGTGGGCCCATGCATATAGGTACCACCTGCCTACACCCCCACACCTGCCCCAAACACCAAGAGAAAGAGGTCTAAACTCTGACATGTCACTTTGGAAATTCTGCCTCCCCCCAAACTATATGTGGTCCAAGAGCTATGAACTTCAAGTGATgtctttaaagagagagagagaaaacttttttttttctttcaccacaCTGAGAGGCACCCGGGATCtcagtttcccgaccagggactgaacccttgtccctgcagtggaagcgcggtgtcttaaccactggaccactaggaaattcCCAACATGTTTCTTATCACCAAAACAGCAATCACAGAAAGTCCTCAAGAGAGACGGACCGAGAGAGCATGCCAACCTTTGAATCCGATTCCAGGGAGATGCCCCAGTCAATTCCAGCAGTCTGGGCAGAGATGCCAGAGTCGGCCCCTTCAGATGTCACCTCCACCCCAAAGTCACCCCAGTCAatctagaagggaaaaaagtgttaGCTCAAAGAAGATGGGTGAGAAAAAGGGGCCTGCCTTCTTCTAGGTCTCAGCAGAGAACACGGGCACGCTGTTTAAACATAATGGCCTCCAAGCTTCCCAAAGGAGAGACTGTCTTCAGGGAGCTCAGGGGACTGAGGTTTCCAGTTCAAAGCTGACCAGCCTCCTGGGCCTCTTCAGTGCTCATCTACCCTGTGGTCTCAAGAATGCCAGAAAAACGAAGCAGTAGGGCCTTCTGGGCCCTTCCACCTACAGTCTCCCTCACAGGAACACCCCCTTCTTCCCTCTGGACTCTGAGTTCAAAGGGGACAGGGGAGGATTGAATCGTGTATGAGGGGAGGAAGCGGCTCTCACTCGGCCTTTCTTACCGCGTCTTCTTCCACCTGCTCAGGGGGCTCCTCAAGGCGTGGCCTCTCCACTACCGAGGGCTCCGTGCCCGTCCTCCACTCGTACACCGTGCAGTTCCCCCGCGTCTGCACAAACCGCAGCATCGGCAGCACCTGCTCTGTGGGGCTGCAATGGAGCGTGCCGCTGACCCTCCTGCTGCCCACTTGTGAGaccaggcccagggctgggcccGGCACTCAAGCGTCATGTGGGGAAAGTACAAGTGGGGAAGAGAGCGCAGCCGGGGAAGTAGCTCAGTGGTCCCCGCCCCCTCCACCGGGGAGAAGCCGGGGCCCTCGATACCTTTCACACACGAACCCCACACAGGCCTGGTACAGGTCAATGGCTTCGCCCAGGGTCTGGGCCGCCGCCCCGATCTCGGCCAGCTGACTGGGTAGGTCCTTCACCAGGGCCAGTAGTTCTCTTCGGACATTGTCCCCCTAGAGAGGATCCACGAGGTCGGCTCAGACAGAAGTGGTGGGAAGTGGAGTCCAGCGGATTAAAGAAAATGCCTGAAGATTCAAGATGGGCAAGAAACTGGCCCAAGAAGGGCCCAAGCGGCAGAGAAGGAAAGCCCGCCCCAGGAGCAAAGGCACTGGGCCCAGGAAGACAGACCGAGGCCCCAGGCATGTGTCCCCCCGCTGCGGGAGAGCCGGCCTGCTCACCGTGAGGCCGTACTGCTTGCACGAGTGGTAGAACTGCTCCCTCATCTCGGCAGCCCCCGTCTGGCCCTCTTCCTCCTTGCGGCTGTAttcctgctgcagctgctggcaCTTGGCGATCTGCTTCTTCAGGGAGGGGATCTCATAGCTGACGTTCCGAACCAGGAGGCTGGAGAGCTCCACTGAGAAGGATGGGCCCAGGAAGTTCACCCCAGACCCCCACCCCTAAGGCAGGCCTGCCCCAAGGACGTGCGCAAATATACCCTAGCCTGGAGGCGAAGAGCATGGGGTTGacctcccagctcctccccttCCTGGCTGTGGAACCTAAGAcagtcatttaacctctccaaTCCAGTCCCCAACTATAAAACAGGGGTAGTAATATTTAGCATGAGAATTAAGAGAATCCATATAAAACACAAGTATAATTCCTTGCATTTAGTAAGTATTAATATTTGGTTAATATTagctattataattatttacaCTGTTAGCAAATACAACCCAAACTATAGTCAGCCTTTTAGTTATTCACTCAGGCACTTGATACAGGCCCCAGGTCAACCTGTGCCTCTTCTGCCCAGTGGAGCAGAGGGGTGCCGGGGGCGCTAGTCATCAAGAGGTGACCAGCAGAAGACCCATAAGCACCCATCCAAATGCCCACAACCTGCCTGCTGGTCATCCTCCTCCCAATACtcattgaaatttattttcccacctTACAAACCTCTACACAACCAGCCTCTTCCCTGATATGAACTATACCTCCTAGAAGTCCAGTGTCTCAAAATTCGAGGAGGGAGCCCCCCCGTGGACACTGGGACTCCCAGGTTGGGCCCCTCACCTAGGTAGGTGTTGTCCTTCTCATATAGGGCTACGATCTCCTGCCAATCctaagaaaagaaacaggaagtgAGCCAGGAGAGTAGCCACATCCCAGCTCAATCCCCCAACAGGGGAAGCTCTCCCAGTCTCTGCATCCTCACCCTCCTTCATAATGCTGGCTGAACCACCCACTTTAAGAGGATCGTGCCAACAAGCGATTCCCAAAGCAAATGTAAACCCAGGGgtaggggtcccaaagagttggacacgactgagcgactgatactttcactttcaggatctACTTTTGGCATAAACTATGGGGACAGAGAGAAAGTTGAGGAAGTATTACACGGGGGCATCTCCACTGGATCCTCAGCGAGATCAGACAGCCTCTGACCCCCTGGACTGGATGCCTCCAGCTGCGTGTTACCACTGTCACCCACACTTGCCTTCATTCTCTGTGAAGAGTACCGGCCGAAAATATTTTTTGTGGAGGCTTCAGTGCCCTTGAGAAGCTCCACAATTCTTAGGCAGTGGAAGTAGTGAATGtctggaaagcaaagaaaaacaaagactttgGAAATAACAGTCTCTAACCCACCACTGCGGCCACCGCATATGGCTGACTCATGTATATGCCAGTAACTTTAGAAGGCACAGCTCTCCCCTTCATCATTTTATGTtgaaataaaccaaataaaaataaaagcctctTTTTCTTTAGAGGACAGTCCTATGACtaaagaaaagggaacagctCAGCAGATATATACCACCCCAGGAAAGAGGGGGGGGTCCAGGAATGCAGCCCCGAAGCACTCACAGGATCCAGAGAGCAGCTGGGCGATCTCTTGGCTCTCTGGCATGTCCTGGATGGCGGCGTTGATCTTCTCTCGGATGGTCAATACCAGACTCTGCCATTTCAGGGTGCAGTGCCTTCTGTCTACCAGCCAGTCTATAGCAGAAACCCAAATCATAGCATTCCCGTGGCCAAAATTCCATCACTGATTCAAGTGAAATATGCTAAGGCATTGGCTAAAAGTTGTACTCATATTGGTTAAGGTGTGGGGGTCACAGGAAGATGGGAATGAAGACAGGCTCAAAGGGATGCTTGGGGCTAAACAGATTCCAGCAACCTAACTTTATCCACAATGTGACTTTTATAAAGTAACTGCCTCAACACAGGGTAAAGCAAAGCTTTCAATTGGTCCTGACATCAAAGTGCCACTTTGGACCACTCTAAATTCTCCATCATATTTTTGCTTCCGTGGATAACTATATCTTTCTCACTGACAGAGGATGCCATTCAATTTCTACTTTCTCAGGGCTGGGATTAACcatgacaatgaaaatacaagATGGTTATACCAAATACAGATGAAAGAACTGCAAAGCCCCTAAGGACTAAATAACACTGGTCTACTCTTACCAGTGAAGCACCATCCTACACACATGAATACCAATGTGACTGACTTCCTGGATTCTGGGCCAGACCTGTTTTTAGTTGAGGGTATAGGTGAATGAGAACCATGTACATTTCCTCACAGGAGAGAGCTAAGACCTAGACTTTGTAGTCAGCTGGTCCTGGCTCTAATTACCAACCTTCTTGGGCAAGTCTCTcaacctctctgcctcagtttctctacatgtaaaatggggatgataaataTACTGAGTACAAAGGGTAATACTGaacactgtgcctggcacatggcaaggGCTCAATAAATTGTAGTGATCTTCATTTTCATAATGTTAAGCACAGAAAACAGCACTTGGTATAGAATAAACCCTCAATAAATGGTTGGGTTTTTATTGGTCCTTTTTGGGACCAATAACAAGCATATATATCAAGTGTGTACATGTCCTGAAGAGCTAGGACAAATCCGAAATGAAGTTAAAGATGCTCCACCAAGTGGCCACCTTGCCCTTGTTAATAAATCTGCTAACTGGTCAAATGCTGGGAGCCCACATTAGTTATCAGTTATATTCCCATTGCTGCACTCCACTAaaatcttcaaaaacaaaaattatgtagATGTCACAGAAATAGAAGCAAAGGGATGACATAGTCAAACAGACGTCATCTTAATGACACAACTGGCATCAAAACAATTAATTCAAAGACCATTTAAAAATCCAGGAGCTGTGCACTGCCCTAGAGGGGTCAGAGTGAAGAGGCCCTTCCCCGGCTCTGAACTGGAGAGGAGGTATAGACCCAATACAGACAACAGGGAGATGGCCTGGCCACTAAAAGGCTTTCTTTTCAACTGGACCTACGTGCCTTTTCCTcctaaaatcaaaggaaaaaataaaaaggaagaactttttttttttttccctccagcatAATACAACAGTGGAACCTGACAGACTTAGGTTCTAACTTCAGATCTGCCATCCAGCAGCTGATCAGCTTTAAGGTAAGCCTTCAACTCTCCTCTGTCCCTCAAAGATATGATTGACAACATGCTATATAcgttaaaatagaaaacacaggTCAATATAGAGTCTCTGCATGGTTCCTTTCCGCTCCTTTTACTGAGGCAGGTCCAGCCACAGATGGGAGCACAGAACAGAGTGGTCGGCGCTTCCGCTGTTGGTGACAGGGCAAGGGGGCCAGGTCTCCCCTTGACAGCTAGTTGAGCGGGGGCGCCCCTCCTACCGAGTAGCTTGCTGGTCTGGATGTCGATGGGCACGTGCTGATGGTCCTAGCGGGAAACACGGCGGGGAAAGGTACATGAGTGCGGCGAGGGGACAAGCCACTCACGCGCTCACTTCATCGCCCCAACCGCCACCCTGCGGGGCCAGCACAACGGACCGGGGAGGGCCGCCCCCCCGGAGAGAGCCTGAGGAAGCAGGTCAGGAAAGGACAGGCTGAACTCAGGCCAGGGGTCCCACGGCAGCCCCCCATTTCCCCAGCTGCTGTTCCCCCACCTGCATCTTTCCTTCACTTCCGTTTCCGGCCTCCGACCGTGACCCGCCCCGCCTACCACTAATCCAGTGCTGTTGTGGCTGAGCCTCGGGTTAGGCACAGACGGGTCTTCTCTGGTGACGTGTCACCGCCTTCCTCAGAGCCAATCGGGACGCGCGCTCCATCCCGGGCCTCAAGCCCCACCCACCCCGGGGTTCCGAGTGGCTGAGCCGGGGAAGGGCGGGAGAAGAGGAGCCAGCCAATGGGAGACGCGAGGCGGGCTCAAGACCTGGTAGGAGCCGGAGCGCCAGGAAAGGGCTGCAGCGGCGGCGGGATCCCGGCAGGCGGCGCTCTGGAGCTGGTCCCAGTCACTTCCGGCCAGACAGGCGCGGAGCCCTCTGCTTGAAGATTAACGAGTCTGCCAACAGGGTCCTAGCGCCCACTGAGAAACTTAGAGTTCCTTGATGTTGTTGAGACTTTCCGTCGTATCCAACCCTTCACGACACCATGAATaggagcactccaggcttctctgtcgttCACCatcccccggagtttgctcagacttatatccattgattcggtgatgccatccaacggttccaacgatctcatcctctgttgtccccttctcctcctgcccccaatctttcccagcatcagggtcttttccagtgagtcaactcttcccgtcatgtggccaaagtattggagcttcagcatcagtccttccagtgaatagtaagggttgacttcctttaggattgactggtttgatcttgcagtccaagagactctcaagaagaGTCTTTTTAGAAATGCCCTCTTTGCCTCGCTTTACCGTGGATCATGGTTTAAAAGTCTTTTGTGGCACTTTTGTCACACATTACCTTCTCACTGAATTTATGTAATAGACAAGTGTTGAACACCTGCTACGTGTTATGTGATTAGGGCAGGGATCGGGAGGGAGGAGGGTCAAAGGAGGCATCCCAAAGATAACACCTAAATTGAGTGTTAAAAGAAGAGTTGCAGAAAGAGGGAGTTGTGGGAGTGGTGTTCCGGGTGGAGTAGATTGTACAAAGCTTTGCAGGCTTTGCAACGAGGTGCAGGGAACAAGAGGCAGGCAAGACTAGCAAGATGACTGCAGGAGTCCAGTGTATAATTAAAATGCCCTTGTTAAAAAATAtgaactggacttccctgatgttgcagtggataagaatgcaCCTGAtactgcaggggacctggatttgatccctggtctgggaagacgcCATATGGCCTCAGAGCAACTAACCTATGTGTCACAATTACTgggcccgtgctctagagcccgggagccacgactactgagcctgtgtgcctagagcctgtgcttcacaagagaagctaccacaatgagaagccccagcaccacaactggagagagaagccaccactctctgaagctagagaaagcctgtgtgcagcaacaaagacccagtgcaaccaaataaataaataaactgcataGATCTCACACTTACGGAGCCGGCCCTTCAAATAGGCCAGCCTCTGTGCTGTGAAATGTTTGAGGCAGGGGGTGGCTGGAGAAGGGACTGTAAAGGCAGAAGGGTGGTATCATATCATATCATCTCGGGAAGGAACTTGGACTTCACCCCTGCAGGGAGAGAGGAACCACCTGAGAGTTTCAAGGCTTTGAGGCTTGAGGCAAAGAGGGACCTGTACAAACTGACAGCAGAGAAGATGGATTCGTGGGAGGTAAGGCTGAAGGTACCGAGACTGTTAAAAGGTTATTATGCAAGAGTTAGAGCTTGACCTGACACAGAGGCacgaggaggaagagaaggactGGATTTCAGAGATGGTTTGGAGGAAAATGGACAGGACTTGGCAGTTGGTTGACTGTGTGGGTGGGGAATGGGACAACAGGATGACACATAGGTGGTTGAGTGGGAGTGCCCCACCTAATTCAGGGATGCAGGATG includes:
- the CDK5RAP3 gene encoding CDK5 regulatory subunit-associated protein 3 isoform X1, with product MGGCRGTPGLSSACPFLTCFLRLSPGGRPSPDHQHVPIDIQTSKLLDWLVDRRHCTLKWQSLVLTIREKINAAIQDMPESQEIAQLLSGSYIHYFHCLRIVELLKGTEASTKNIFGRYSSQRMKDWQEIVALYEKDNTYLVELSSLLVRNVSYEIPSLKKQIAKCQQLQQEYSRKEEEGQTGAAEMREQFYHSCKQYGLTGDNVRRELLALVKDLPSQLAEIGAAAQTLGEAIDLYQACVGFVCESPTEQVLPMLRFVQTRGNCTVYEWRTGTEPSVVERPRLEEPPEQVEEDAIDWGDFGVEVTSEGADSGISAQTAGIDWGISLESDSKEAGGDEIDWGDDATALQITVLEAGTQAPEGVARGPDALTLLEYPETRNQFIDELMELEIFLSQRAVEMSEEADILSVSQFQLAPAILQGQTKAKMVAMVSALQDLIGRLTNLRMQHLFMILASPRYVDRVTELLQQKLKQSQLLALKKELMVQKQQEALQEQAVLEPKLDLLLEKTKELQKLIEADISKRYHGRPVNLMGTSL
- the CDK5RAP3 gene encoding CDK5 regulatory subunit-associated protein 3 isoform X2 is translated as MQDHQHVPIDIQTSKLLDWLVDRRHCTLKWQSLVLTIREKINAAIQDMPESQEIAQLLSGSYIHYFHCLRIVELLKGTEASTKNIFGRYSSQRMKDWQEIVALYEKDNTYLVELSSLLVRNVSYEIPSLKKQIAKCQQLQQEYSRKEEEGQTGAAEMREQFYHSCKQYGLTGDNVRRELLALVKDLPSQLAEIGAAAQTLGEAIDLYQACVGFVCESPTEQVLPMLRFVQTRGNCTVYEWRTGTEPSVVERPRLEEPPEQVEEDAIDWGDFGVEVTSEGADSGISAQTAGIDWGISLESDSKEAGGDEIDWGDDATALQITVLEAGTQAPEGVARGPDALTLLEYPETRNQFIDELMELEIFLSQRAVEMSEEADILSVSQFQLAPAILQGQTKAKMVAMVSALQDLIGRLTNLRMQHLFMILASPRYVDRVTELLQQKLKQSQLLALKKELMVQKQQEALQEQAVLEPKLDLLLEKTKELQKLIEADISKRYHGRPVNLMGTSL